One segment of Panicum virgatum strain AP13 chromosome 1K, P.virgatum_v5, whole genome shotgun sequence DNA contains the following:
- the LOC120651266 gene encoding non-specific lipid-transfer protein C6-like gives MASSKLTAGLFLALALLVATTPQPTGATRSQPTTPSSSPAPSSSPSEPPATPYCISWFMVMTPCMDFLTDAGVAEPSSGCCKGLQWVVDAAPMCLCYAKNGEIDNLMPANTDFRRLADLPSTCEVTLPVEALSECETEPVPPLMPPSPPAA, from the exons atggcaTCCTCCAAGCTCACCGCCGGCCTCTTCCTCGCCTTGGCTCTCCTGGTGGCCACCACGCCACAGCCCACGGGGGCCACCAGGTCCCAGCCCACCaccccgtcgtcgtcgccggcgccgtcatCGAGCCCGTCAGAGCCGCCGGCGACACCGTACTGCATCTCGTGGTTCATGGTGATGACCCCGTGCATGGACTTCCTCACCGACGCCGGCGTGGCCGAGCCCTCGAGCGGGTGCTGCAAGGGCCTCCAGTGGGTGGTCGACGCCGCGCCCATGTGCCTGTGCTACGCCAAGAACGGGGAGATCGACAACCTCATGCCGGCCAACACCGActtccgccgcctcgccgaccTCCCGTCGACGTGCGAAGTCACGTTGCCAGTGGAAGCACTCTCCGAGTGCGAGA CTGAGCCGGTGCCACCGTTGATGCCACCTAGCCCTCCTGCCGCATag
- the LOC120691428 gene encoding uncharacterized protein LOC120691428, which translates to MAAANAPAGTGGTLPDWVMLERFIFRRDDPQSFREDERTSATGVTSVGAHFRVSFILAEPPTPSRLYLSWPGGPKHEQMCHLAAAHRNLVLLRLDSFVDPSNPSPFGEIAHDYFIYHVAADDPRSQAQSAPALRRLPGCTVHNAHFGRPIPRPFVPWGVGLLCCGEEFAVAYLGVGWRDPETETLEVELWVLRSTIDGDSAGGDEKWEAKYLPIHGQDVERSNLIDWTTSEVIPFKNALCWVDYDRGVLYCEDVLGDNPKATFAGFPPDYSSFHPSGRPALYRSLCVTEGGRTLAFLDVGRHDGADLGRMVPGTGFTIVSMAVTETQSANSFVVQADDLWATHTPEDLPREVMMLPLLSMDDINVANFVLYDWVGRFGKLSLVTIDLSTKRVVGSVVPYTNGEEDLSTDDADLVKAKPSFFMHFLPAEFPKFLNLQRKRKNPA; encoded by the exons atggccgccgccaatGCTCCCGCCGGAACCGGCGGCACCCTCCCCGATTGGGTGATGCTTGAGCGCTTCATCTTCCGTAGGGACGACCCCCAGTCTTTCCGCGAGGACGAGAGGACCTCCGCGACCGGCGTGACCTCCGTCGGCGCTCACTTCCGCGTCTCCTTCATCCTCGCCGAGCCCCCCACTCCCTCGCGCCTCTACCTCAGCTGGCCGGGAGGCCCCAAGCATGAGCAGATGTGCCACCTCGCGGCGGCCCACCGCAACCTCGTCCTCCTCAGGCTGGACTCCTTCGTCGACCCCTCCAACCCGTCGCCGTTCGGCGAGATCGCGCACGACTACTTCATCTACCacgtcgccgccgacgaccccCGCTCGCAGGCGCAATCCGCGCCTGCTCTCAGACGGCTGCCGGGCTGCACCGTGCACAACGCGCATTTCGGAAGGCCGATCCCGCGCCCGTTCGTGCCTTGGGGTGTCGGCCTGCTGTGCTGCGGCGAGGAGTTCGCCGTGGCGTATCTGGGCGTAGGCTGGCGTGACCCGGAGACCGAGacgctggaggtggagctgtgGGTGCTCCGTTCGACCATCGATGGTGATTCTGCTGGTGGTGACGAGAAGTGGGAGGCCAAGTATCTGCCGATCCATGGGCAGGATGTTGAACGCTCCAATCTGATCGACTGGACGACGAGCGAGGTGATTCCCTTCAAGAATGCACTCTGCTGGGTGGACTACGATCGAGGTGTATTGTATTGTGAGGACGTCCTTGGAGACAACCCCAAGGCCACCTTCGCCGGTTTTCCTCCGGATTACTCCAGCTTCCATCCTTCAGGCCGCCCCGCTTTGTACCGCAGCTTGTGCGTCACCGAAGGTGGTCGCACGTTGGCATTCCTTGATGTTGGCCGCCATGACGGTGCTGATCTAGGCCGGATGGTGCCTGGCACTGGTTTCACCATCGTCTCCATGGCAGTGACGGAAACGCAGTCAGCCAATAGTTTTGTTGTTCAAGCAGATGACCTGTGGGCTACGCACACCCCGGAGGATCTCCCACGTGAGGTTATGATGCTCCCTCTGCTTAGTATGGATGATATCAATGTCGCGAACTTTGTATTGTATGATTGGGTAGGCAGGTTTGGCAAGTTGTCGCTAGTTACCATTGACCTGAGCACCAAGCGAGTGGTTGGCTCGGTTGTTCCATACACCAATGGGGAGGAAGATCTTTCTACTGACGACGCTGATTTGGTCAAGGCTAAACCAAGTTTCTTTATGCACTTCCTTCCAGCAGAATTCCCCAAGTTCCTGAATCTCCAAAG gaagaggaagaaccctGCATGA